One segment of Nostoc piscinale CENA21 DNA contains the following:
- a CDS encoding bifunctional cobalt-precorrin-7 (C(5))-methyltransferase/cobalt-precorrin-6B (C(15))-methyltransferase, which translates to MKWLSIIGIGEDGLQGLSAIARSIIAQAEVIMGGDRHLAMLPSDDQRQKIPWTSPFSASVAEIISRRGQQICILASGDPMCYGVGVTLTRHIPISEITIIPAPSAFSLACARLGWSLTEVETLSLCGRPANLLQAYIYPQAKLLILSAGKETPQIVAEILKNRGYGQSKMIVLERLGGIHERMIANTAAAWDETEIADLNTIAVECIAEIGVTALPRLPGLPDHAFHHDGQLTKREVRAVTLSTLAPLPGELLWDIGAGCGSISIEWMRTHPRCRAIAIEQNSSRLQYIADNAAALGTPNLEIISGKSPPALQNLPTPDAIFIGGGVTAAGLFDICWSALPPGGRLVANVVTIEGEQTLFQWYEKVGGSFTRIAIQRAEPIGKFLGWRAMAPVTQWIAIK; encoded by the coding sequence TTGAAATGGCTTTCTATTATAGGTATTGGCGAAGATGGATTACAGGGTTTAAGTGCGATCGCCCGTTCTATAATTGCCCAAGCTGAAGTTATTATGGGAGGCGATCGGCATTTGGCGATGCTTCCCAGTGATGATCAGCGCCAAAAAATTCCTTGGACTTCTCCTTTTAGTGCATCAGTCGCCGAAATTATCAGCCGTCGTGGTCAGCAAATCTGCATTCTAGCCAGTGGCGATCCTATGTGTTACGGCGTGGGTGTGACCTTAACTCGACATATTCCGATCTCGGAAATCACAATCATTCCCGCACCTTCAGCCTTTAGCCTCGCCTGCGCCAGACTGGGATGGTCATTAACTGAGGTAGAAACTTTAAGTTTATGTGGTCGTCCTGCAAATTTACTTCAGGCTTATATTTATCCCCAAGCCAAGTTATTAATTTTGAGCGCCGGGAAGGAAACACCGCAAATTGTCGCAGAAATCCTCAAAAATCGGGGCTATGGTCAGAGTAAAATGATTGTTCTAGAACGTCTAGGTGGCATTCACGAACGGATGATTGCGAATACAGCCGCCGCTTGGGATGAAACAGAAATTGCTGACTTAAATACCATCGCCGTTGAATGTATTGCTGAGATTGGAGTTACAGCCTTACCCAGATTACCAGGATTGCCGGATCATGCTTTTCACCATGACGGACAATTAACCAAACGAGAAGTAAGGGCAGTTACTTTATCAACTTTAGCACCCCTCCCAGGGGAACTTTTATGGGATATTGGTGCGGGTTGCGGTTCTATTTCCATTGAATGGATGCGGACTCATCCCCGATGTCGAGCGATCGCCATTGAACAAAATTCATCTAGACTGCAATATATTGCCGATAACGCCGCCGCTTTGGGTACGCCAAACCTAGAAATTATTTCAGGGAAATCACCACCAGCTTTGCAAAACTTACCTACACCAGACGCGATTTTTATTGGTGGTGGCGTGACAGCAGCCGGATTGTTTGATATTTGCTGGTCAGCACTACCCCCTGGCGGTCGTTTAGTTGCAAACGTTGTCACCATCGAAGGCGAGCAAACCTTATTTCAATGGTATGAAAAAGTCGGCGGCAGTTTTACCCGCATCGCCATTCAACGAGCAGAACCCATTGGTAAATTTCTGGGATGGCGAGCAATGGCTCCTGTGACTCAATGGATTGCTATCAAATAA